Proteins from a single region of Anastrepha ludens isolate Willacy chromosome 5, idAnaLude1.1, whole genome shotgun sequence:
- the LOC128865026 gene encoding uncharacterized protein LOC128865026 → MSRRVRRFLKQVREQKEEELKREVTTKRVTINDTPELAIDNQIKSQTLNEAESLDVVFTPSVNHEICKDFNTSLQRCTSPSMNPKGKYVNWMSKHTELATQPWCCVGDLMAFCDKYEYRTLSLSDTRAHNNIVSEVKALLTVGQAPFDLRKRFPGNIHNPENLWICIGRSASVEYHLKKILSVFRKPLLHLPVDKQRVARENFHLAVNELRLDISARISAVQLYDRNIFEREFHLHWQDAVE, encoded by the coding sequence ATGTCTAGGAGAGTGCGTCGCTTTTTAAAACAAGTGCGTGAGCAAAAAGAAGAGGAACTTAAAAGGGAAGTCACAACTAAAAGGGTAACCATAAATGATACACCTGAGCTGGCTATAGATAATCAGATTAAATCACAGACGCTTAACGAAGCTGAGTCCCTCGATGTTGTGTTTACGCCTTCTGTAAATCACGAAATTTGTAAAGATTTTAACACAAGTTTACAAAGATGTACCAGTCCTTCTATGAACCCCAAGGGTAAATATGTCAATTGGATGAGCAAGCATACCGAATTGGCTACACAGCCATGGTGCTGTGTTGGAGATTTAATGGCGTTCTGTGACAAATATGAGTACCGAACGCTCAGTCTTAGCGATACTCGTGCTCATAACAACATTGTTTCTGAAGTCAAAGCCTTGTTAACCGTTGGCCAAGCTCCTTTTGACCTGCGTAAACGTTTTCCAGGAAACATACATAATCCAGAAAATCTGTGGATTTGCATAGGTCGTAGCGCTAGTGTGGAgtatcatttgaaaaaaattttgagtgtgTTTCGCAAACCGCTGCTGCATCTGCCTGTGGATAAACAGCGAGTGGCAAGAGAAAACTTCCACCTGGCGGTAAATGAATTACGTTTAGATATATCAGCCCGTATTAGCGCGGTTCAACTTTACGATCGAAATATATTCGAGCGCGAGTTTCATTTGCACTGGCAAGACGCGGTTGAGTGA
- the LOC128865141 gene encoding alpha-ketoglutarate-dependent dioxygenase alkB homolog 6, producing MDLSDFQVRMCPPTAIYIPNFITSEDEQRIFSQIDRAPKPKWTQLLNRRLINYGGIPHPNGMLAERIPEWLQVYVDKINNLNIFESKKANHVLINEYLPGQGIMPHTDGPLFYPVISTITSGSHTVLDFIEREKDASNNLHSLGFARKVIFKILLEPRSLLILKDSLYTDYLHSINEVKQDVLCDRIFNYKSCETVHKIGDILQRGTRISLTIRYVPKTTKMKLKF from the exons ATGGATTTGTCTGACTTCCAAGTTCGCATG TGCCCTCCAACGGCTATATATATTCCAAACTTCATAACTTCGGAAGATGAGCAACGTATTTTCTCTCAGATCGATCGAGCTCCAAAACCTAAATGGACACAGTTGCTTAACAGGCGCCTTATAAACTACGGGGGCATACCCCATCCGAACGGAATGCTAGCTGAGCGAATTCCTGAATGGCTGCAGGTTTATGtagacaaaataaataatttaa ATATTTTTGAGTCTAAAAAAGCAAATCACGTACTAATTAACGAATACTTGCCTGGACAAGGGATTATGCCACATACTGATGGTCCTCTGTTTTACCCTGTAATATCAACTATAACTAGTGGCTCTCATACGGTCCTTGACTTCATTGAACGAGAAAAGGATGCATCCAATAATCTCCATAGTTTAGGTTTCGCGCGTaaggttattttcaaaatacttttaGAGCCCCGTAGTTTGTTAATACTCAAAGACTCATTGTATACTGACTATTTGCATTCAATTAATGAAGTCAAACAAGATGTTCTCTGCGACCGAATCTTCAACTATAAGAGCTGCGAAACGGTCCATAAAATTGGAGACATATTACAGCGTGGGACTCGTATATCACTAACTATACGGTATGTGCCGAAAACgactaaaatgaaattaaaattttga